AGCGCTGGAGCCGCCTCAGCTCCCCTGGGGGTCCTCCCTGATCCCTCAGAATGACCGTAGTAATGCCAGTCCCTTCCTCCTCATCGTGCTTTTTACTCTCACGGATGAGGGTTTCAGTGGTGTCCTTTCCTCCCATCTTAACAAGCTGAAGCTGCAGAAGGTGGGCCTCAGTTGGGCAGCCAACCTCCTCCAGGACCACCTCCAGAGCTAAGCTGGATAGGTACTCAGGCAGAGGGGCTAAGGAGGAGGCCATGCCCAAAAGATCCTGGCAGGTCTTGGGATCTGGGAGAGGGATCTGGTTGGAGAGCCTGTTCAGAGCATGCCCAGTTTCTGTGAAAGACAGCTGGAAGTTCAAGGCTCCTTTCTGGCCATTTCTTGGAAAGGCAGCCACCAGAGACAGGAAAACACAGCAAAGGAGCAGCACAGCCTGGGCCATGGTGGGTCAGCAGAACAGCCCCGCTGGAAAGAAGCAGTGCTCAGGCTGGGAAGCGGGGAGAGGCCTGGGATGAAGAGACACCAAGACTGGTCAGAGCTAGGAAGTGTCTTAGCCCTTGGGAACTTTAATCACCCCGGACATCAGACCTTATAGGCTGTGGGTGATACTCACCTACTCCGGGAAGAAACAGGACAGAGGAAAGAGGTCTGAACACGTCCTTTGCCTCGGTGCCTCTGTGATCTGAATCACTGCTTTCTAGATCTGATCTTCTCTTTATCCCAGCCAAAAAAGTTGACCCCTCTGAAAACAGTGAAGGACataacatttacaaatatttatccaCCTCTTCTTGGTTCAGGCTTTGCCCTCACCTTTGCCCCCATGCCAACAATCAGGCCTGCTCCCTTTGTGGCTACTGCTTTTCCCGCCCCATATTCCCCCCACCCTAAGGACTTCTCTAGACccaaacttagatcaggaaaaaTTCCTCTGCATCTTCTGGGGAAGCAGGGACATCAAAGACAGGGGTGCCAATGATTTCTAGGTAAAAGACCCCAAAATAATTCTTATTCAATGAATTTAACAGGTAGAGCAATGGGATGATAGAACCTACCAGAAAGTCAGATCAAACCAGAGCAACTTTTCAGTTCTGACATTCTTAATTACAGTGAAATACCCTAATTAAATACATGATATTACCTCTTTCTAAGCCTGTGTCAAAACTATAGGGATTGACTTCTTTTCTCATCCAGGATTCTAGGTGAGAAACTGCAGTCTGGACAATAACGAACAATCGTTTATGGTGCCTCCTAAAACTGGTACAAAAGTCCACACATCATTGTGCCACAGAGCTTCTTCCCTGGCCGACTGGCCGACTGCCAAAGGGAGCTGGACAAGAGGTGGTCCTGGGTTCCTCTTCCTCTCTTACTCACTCCTCTCAGTTCCAGGAGGGGCCCTTAACAAGCAAGAAGAAATCAGTTCCAAGAATAAGAGAAGTAAGTCTTCAGAGAGCTACTGGGGACACACTCCTAAAGTTGGGGGAACTGGATATAGAGATATCCAACCCCGTGCATGGGGAACGTCTACTGCTTCTGTCCAGCTTGGGGAAGTTTTGGATCCTGTCAGATTCTTCCATTTCTGACTTGACTTCACCATCCATAACTGGTCCTGTCTCCACTTCCAGTTCCTCAGTCGGCGTCACTCTCATCTTCAATATAAATATGACTTTCCGTTGAAATTCCTTAACTTTCCAACTCTGGTGCCTTGGGAATGACAGGAGAGACTGTGTCAATATGGCAGGAGGCTCGAAAGTGGTGGTACGTTTGTCTCCAGGACGGAGAGAAATGACAGAGGGGTGAAGACAGGGGCAAGTCCTCGCAATCAGACTTTCTACCTTTACTCTTGTCTTCATCCACTTGTTCCTCATCAATTCCCATTAGTTGTCACTTCTTGGGTAATGAGTTTCTTGTTTTAATTAAGAGTTTATATTTTAGACTAGTTTtaagtttatagaaaaattgagcagaaagtatagacacccccgccccccagcagTATCCTCTCTCCCAACCCCTCAGTTTCCCATTAACATCTTCCACTGGTATGGTACCTTTGTTACATTtgattattatattaaatttttatttattttatattattatgtattattcATTGTTATCACCTAAGTCCAAAGCTTGCATTAGGGTTCAGCTCTTTGCATTGCATAGTTCTATGGATTTTACCAAATGTATAATGTATAATCTACctttacagtatcatacagaatactttcactgccttaaaaatcttGGGTGCCGTTTTTAGTTGCCAGTCCCCATCAGCTTGATCTCCCACTGAAATAGGAGGCATCAAAGTAACACTGTCAGCCCCCTCAACCAGCACGGCTGGTACACTGTAAGTCCTCAACACACGTGCTTCCTGCTATCATTCCCTTGGGACACCAGGCCTGCTCCCTTTTGTGGCTAACAGGAGGGCCCTCAGGGCTTGTGCTCAGCactcctccccaggccctggctcTCCAGAGACGTCAGGTTCCAGCACTGGCTGAAGCTTTCCTCTTCTGAGTGGCTGAAAGAAGCATCCAACCTTCTTGGGGGTTCAGCTTGTCTGGATCCCATAAAAAGCAACCGAAAGGgtaaaaaatacagataattaTATACCATCTGTCTCCTcatgagttttctaaattatgttaggaaattgaaataaaatattacaacatTGCCTTATATGGTTCTCAACATATAGAgaggaaatattcaaaataattatagTATGAATGGGAGAAGGTAAAGACACCTGGAGAGGCAAGGTTTATACACTTTACTCTAACTGGCAAAATGTGTCTTAGCCCTTGAAAACTGCAGTTACCCTAGACTTAGCTTCACCTCTATCTTTAGAGGttatggaagggaaaaaaacaagttaGAGAAACAAGGCAGTTGAAACACATCGTTTACTGAGGGGGCTCTCCCTAATCTGAATGGCTTTCTTCACAATCCTACCTTCACCCTACCTCAGCTGGAAACACAAGGGAGCCAGAGAACTGATGGCTTCCAAGAACAAGGAAAGACAAGAGATTTGCAAGGTTTACTCACATCTTTCTTACCCGGACTTTGTCTACCTCTGTGCTGACAAACTGGCTTTTTCTCTCTTGTTGCTCCTGCTTCTTCCTGATGCatatgcttttttctcttttcttttcgttttttggaggtatagttgatgtacaatataatGTAAGtctcaggtatacaacatagtgactcataatgtttaaaggttatactccatctatagttataaaatattgggctatattctgtgctgtacaatgtatcaTTTAGCTtaactattttatacacagtttgtacctcttacttcCCTACCCCTATTTTGCCCCTCACCCCTTCCCACTGTAATGCCACTGGTTTGTTCTCGTTATCTATGAGTCGGtctctttttcattattcagtagcttattttttagattccacatataagtgatatcatacaggctttatctttctctgacttacttcactaagcataataccctccaagccgttccatgttgctgcaaatggcaattttattcttttttatggctgagtagtattccattgtgtgtacatgtgtgagtcttctttattcatccatctgttgatggacacgaATTGCTTATGTTGGCAATCATgaatagtggtgctatgaacacaggggtgcatgtatcttttagaattagtgttttcatttttctcagatgTATACCCAAGcctggaattgctgagtcatgatagttctatttttagtttttttgaggactttcatactgttttccacatggctgcaccaatttacattcctaccaacagtgtacaagggttcccttttctccacatccttgctaacgtttgttatttgtggtctttttaatgatagccgtTCTGACAGGTGTCAGGTGATCcatcattatggttttgatttgtgattCTCTATGATTAatattgagcttcttttcatgtgcctgttctCATGCATGCTCTTGTCACTAAAGATTTATCCTAGACAGAGGATCTTGAGGTGAAAATGTTTTTCTGTGTCTTCTATAGGGAAGTGGGAGAAAAGGGAAGGCTGGTTAAGTCTCTTTTAACCCTAGTAGTTAAAAGTTCTTCCATGAACGTAACAGGTGGAGAGCTGGGGTACTTAGACAGATTGGCAAGTCGGATCAACATGGGCAACTTTTAATTTTACATGTTTAAATCAATACCAAATATAAACCAAACACACTCATCATCTGGAGAGTAATGCATCCCAATTCTACTTCAAATGCAGGAACTGGGCTCAATCTGGTGTCTAGAGGGTGATCACAGGAAAGAAAATGAGGATGGGAGCATCTGGTGCCCTTCAAAGATGGTCCTACACCTCATCCGTCATGTCACAGAACTCCCCATTTGGTGCTGTGACCCACCTCCAGCTGAAAGCCACAAGGAACAGACTGGTAAGAGGGGTCCAAGGTGCCTTCTATATTTCACTCACTCCTCTCATTTGCTAAGGGGTGCTATTAActcaaagaaatgagaagaggagTAAGTCTCCAGAGAACTCTTGAGGCCCACTGATAAAACTGGGAGAAGAAGAAGTGACTATACAGGAAGCCAACACTGTTGCCTGAACTTCTTGGACTGTAAATCGATAGGCAAGCCCAGGACTCCACTGTTTCTGTCCAGTAAGAGGAATTTCTGGATCCTGTACCACCCTCCAAACTCAGATTTAAATTCACCACCCGAAAACAGATCTATCTCTTCCCCCAGGCTCCTGGCTCCTCAGTCACTCTCATCTTCATCCTCAATTTGAAACCGCTTCTTCTTTTTGATTCCTGGAGCTCCCAACTCTGGTGCTGTGGGAATGTCAGGGGTAAGAAGAGAGAGGTTACCTAAACATGTTAAGGGAGAAGGGGGATGGTAGCATTTATCTTCAGGACTGGAGAGAGGAGTGCTAGAGGGTAGAGGAGAAAGCAGGTCCGACCAGACGCTCTACCTGGGCTCCTGTCCTCATCTTCCTCCTGTTCCTCATCACTGTCCAGCAGTTGTCTCTTCCTGGATGCCACTTTCAGCTGCTCTTTCCCATCATCAGTCCCCTCCTCTGAAATGACCACAGGAGGAATAAAATTAGGGAACTAGGTCCTCATAGACTCAAAATACTCTTATCAGCCCTCTTGATTCACACGGCTGGCacgtagtaagcactcaatacaaGAGTGGTCCTGCTATTACCCTCCGGGGACACCAGGCCTGCTTTCTTTTTCCGGGCTAACAGGAGGGCCCGCAGAGCTTGTGCTCGGTGCTCCTGTTGGTGCTCCTCCTCTGGGCCTTGCTCTCCAGGGACCTTGGGTTCTAGTCCAGGCTGAAGcatttcctcctcctctggcTGTCTCAAAGAAGCTGCCACCCTCCGGAGCTGGGTGGGACTCAGCTTGGCTGGAATTCGCCAGAAGGTTTCCTACGGGGGCAAAGAAGTTGAAAATGAGAGTGGTGGGAAAGGAGCAGCCTCTGGTTCACCAGATTTTGATATTACTCACTGAATAAACATGAGCTTACACTGGTGAAGCTCCACAAGGGTTGTGAACTCTACTTATTGCTTATTTTTCCAGCATATGCCCAGTGttgagcacagtgcctgatacatCAGGAGGTTCCCAGTAAATATAGTTTTCAATtatataagtaaatgaataatggCCCCTGGGGATCTCCTAAGTCGGATTTGATCCTCGCTCCCAAGGAACTCACAATCTAATGGGAGAAAGAACCAATGTACTGTAAGACCACAGGATTGGGGCTATACTATGGGAATGAACAAATTCCAGCCACCAAAGTGACTACAGTCGGTCCTCCATATCCATGGGTTCCACACCCACGGATTCAACCAAGTGGttcaaaaatattcacaaaaaaCCATTCCAAAAAGTcccaaaaagcaaaactggaaTTTGCTGTACACTGGcagctatttacatagcatttacattgtgttaggCATTATGAATAATCTACAGATGatatgcataggttatatgcaaatattatgtCATTTTATAAAAGAGATGAGCATCAGTGAATTTCAGTATTTGCAGTGGGTCTTGGAACCAATCCCCTCCTTGGAAACCCAGAGGCAACTGTACTTCTGCTTCAGGGGCTGAAAGAGTAATAGAAAccgcttctctgaggaggtgatgaCTGAACTGACTCTTGAACTGACTCTGGGTGCAAGTTCATCAGGAAGACGGGTGACGTGCATGTCACCGCGTGTCTGCAGTTGGAGCCTTCCAGCTGAGGGACTGGCATGATCAACTGTTTGATAGTATGAAAAGGCCAACTGTTTGATGGTATGAGAAGGCCTACTGTTTGGAGGATGGAAATTAGCCCAGGATGACTACAGTGTAAGGCAGGAGAGCGGGTGGCATGGCTGTGAGGCTGCAAAGGTCGGCCAAGGCCAGGCACGCCCCTTGGAGGCTGTGAATTCTGCTCTGCAAACAGTCAGGGACCAGCAAGTGCTCTGGACGGGAGAGTGATAAAATCAaggctgtattttagaaagacaaCTCAGGGGGCAGAGTGGAAGACAGGAGGGAGGAAGACTTGCAGGACGGCTGTTACAGGAGTCACGGTCAGAGACGACAGGaaatgaggaggaggagtgggaggTGTATCTTGAAGTAGCACCAGCGGGGCTTGGCTGATGCACTAACTGGTGTATTTACCTGCCCAGAGGCAGGAGGCCGAACCCCTAGCTTTCGCAGCAGCTGCTGAAACTGCTCATTTTCCATTGCTTCCTCATTTTCTTCCGTCAGTGGCACCAATGGAATTGCCTGGGAGCAGCCTAGGACGGGGTCAACAATCACATGGTGAAGCTGTGAAGAAAGAACTGGTCCTCCATTTCACAACCAGGTCTCCAGGAACCTCCAGTCCTCCTGAAACCGTCATTTATCCACTTACCAACCTCCTCCCGATCATCTGCTGCTCGAATCAGGCAATTCTGGAGCCACAGGAGGGGAGCAGAAAAGCCTATGGGAAAGAGGGAAACCTGTATCTGGCCCATACTTCCAGCCCCGCCACCGGAGACGTCTCTCCCAACCTTTCCGACTTCCCTCCTCACCTTCCAGATGCAGGCTTTGCCCGAGGTTTTGAGCTGAAAGGCTGGAGGTACCCTGGGCTTGTTCTGCTTCTGAGCTCCTCCACCTCTCTTCATCCTCTTCACTCTCTTCCTCTGGCAGGTTCTCCTCTTCTTCTAGAT
The Vicugna pacos chromosome 12, VicPac4, whole genome shotgun sequence DNA segment above includes these coding regions:
- the LOC140700012 gene encoding uncharacterized protein, whose product is MAQAVLLLCCVFLSLVAAFPRNGQKGALNFQLSFTETGHALNRLSNQIPLPDPKTCQDLLGMASSLAPLPEYLSSLALEVVLEEVGCPTEAHLLQLQLVKMGGKDTTETLIRESKKHDEEEGTGITTVILRDQGGPPGELRRLQRSVTLPEVCRLEHRWVLYETAKLIAEFADKLSSTELVTELKASAINVTQKCTDESWKHLEAVGKRLMKSPEAKGLTMPIEDQIYFAKRTITLLLHIILEHIQEAFTGFIG